The Streptomyces sp. HUAS MG91 sequence GCCGTGCTCCGGGACGGCGGCGGGCTCGGCGGGGTGGAGCGCCGGCTCGCTACATTCGACGGTGTCCTCGCCGTCAGCTCCCCCGCGGGCGGTCCGACCATGGTGACCATGGAGATCCCGTGCGTGTAGTCCTGGCCGAAGACCTGTTCCTGTTGCGGGACGGGCTCGTGCGGATGCTTGAGGCCTACGACTTCGAGATCGCGGCCGCCGTGGAGAGCGGGCCCGAACTCACCAAGGCGCTGGCGGAGTTGGCGCCGGACGTCGCCGTCGTCGACGTACGGCTGCCGCCCTCGCACACCGACGAGGGGTTGCAGTGCGCGCTCGCCGCGCGGCGGGCGCGGCCCGGGCTGCCGGTGCTGGTGCTGTCCCAGCACGTGGAGCAGTTGTACGCGCGCGAGCTGCTGGCGGACGGGAACGGCGGGGTGGGGTACCTGCTGAAGGACCGGGTGTTCGACGCGGAGCAGTTCGTCGACGCGGTGCGGCGGGTGGCCGCGGGCGGCACGGCGATGGACCCGGTGGTGATTCAGCAGTTGCTCGCGCGGCGGGCGGTGCGGGAGCCGTTGGGCGGGCTCACTCCGCGCGAGCTGGAGGTTCTGGAGCTGATGGCGCAGGGCCGGTCGAACGCGGCGATCGCGGCGCAACTGGTCGTCACCGAGCGGGCGATCGCGAAGCACACCTCCAACATCTTCACGAAGCTGGACCTGGCGATCTCGGACGACGACAACCGCCGAGTCCTGGCAGTCCTGGCCTACCTGGACCGAGCCCTGTAGGGGCGCGGGGAACTGCGCGAGAAGCCCCACCGGGCCGCACCCGCGAACGACGCGGCACGGCAGACTGCCCAAGACGGGGGGAGGCAAAATCACGGGCTCCGTTGAACGCGCGGGCCCACCGTTGCGTACGTAGACCCATGGGACGCACCTCACGGAAAAGGCGCTCATCGCTGGCGACGCGCATGACCATCGCGTCGGCCGCACTGCTCCTGGGCGGAGGTGGGCTGGTAGCGGTGAACGTCTACGCGCAGGCCCACGAAGAGAACTCCGCGGACACCGGA is a genomic window containing:
- a CDS encoding response regulator transcription factor; this encodes MRVVLAEDLFLLRDGLVRMLEAYDFEIAAAVESGPELTKALAELAPDVAVVDVRLPPSHTDEGLQCALAARRARPGLPVLVLSQHVEQLYARELLADGNGGVGYLLKDRVFDAEQFVDAVRRVAAGGTAMDPVVIQQLLARRAVREPLGGLTPRELEVLELMAQGRSNAAIAAQLVVTERAIAKHTSNIFTKLDLAISDDDNRRVLAVLAYLDRAL